From a region of the Corallococcus coralloides DSM 2259 genome:
- a CDS encoding DUF1501 domain-containing protein, giving the protein MKKTRQDDLSSPERRTFLKAGAGFMGSLLLGGIPFKAVAQATNMAPPDRCFVFVYFSGGWDQLLAFDPRDPAVFTADRVSETRIMPGYSLLTDGAFAQIPVVPKTRAGAAPSNIAFGPAIGDPRVANLSDHYDLMTVVRGINMSTLTHEVGYRYFLTGKMPIGSAARGSSTATEIVGQMKPTVPIPSIAQGVESYNDRYGGYANALRVSGLADLVLTLDPPVASRQLDSEIEKSLIDLNGQPITCEEQALTARGVGTAYESSRGQMQTVMENKLSDSFRFQLAANQSVRDFYGLNGQSYPYNSAAGRAAMVATALKKGISQCVSINLAGGLDTHFGTQQTHATNQRAGFNALNLLVTDLRATPHPGGGNFMDHTTILVFSEFARTPTINATGGRDHHLSNSCLLMGAGIKHNQVVGRSGDIGMSPGLVDLSTGANDPNGSNIFPEHIIATVLASAKLDYSITRVDPLRFILA; this is encoded by the coding sequence ATGAAGAAGACACGCCAAGACGACCTCAGCAGCCCCGAGCGCCGCACCTTCCTCAAGGCCGGAGCCGGCTTCATGGGCTCCCTCCTCCTGGGAGGCATCCCCTTCAAGGCCGTGGCCCAGGCCACGAACATGGCCCCGCCCGACCGCTGCTTCGTGTTCGTGTATTTCAGCGGAGGGTGGGACCAGTTGCTCGCGTTCGACCCGCGTGACCCGGCGGTGTTCACCGCCGACCGCGTCTCCGAGACGCGCATCATGCCGGGCTACAGCCTGCTCACCGACGGGGCCTTCGCTCAGATCCCCGTCGTCCCCAAGACGCGGGCGGGGGCGGCCCCGTCGAACATCGCGTTCGGGCCGGCCATTGGCGACCCGCGCGTGGCCAACCTGTCGGACCACTACGACCTGATGACGGTGGTGCGCGGCATCAACATGAGCACGCTCACCCACGAGGTGGGCTACCGCTACTTCCTCACCGGGAAGATGCCCATCGGCAGCGCGGCGCGCGGCTCCTCCACCGCCACGGAGATCGTGGGCCAGATGAAGCCCACGGTGCCCATCCCGTCCATCGCCCAGGGCGTGGAGTCCTACAACGACCGCTACGGCGGCTACGCCAACGCGCTGCGCGTCAGCGGCCTGGCGGACCTGGTGCTCACGCTGGACCCTCCTGTCGCCTCGCGCCAGCTGGACAGCGAAATCGAGAAGAGCCTCATCGACCTCAACGGCCAGCCCATCACCTGCGAGGAGCAGGCGCTTACCGCGCGGGGCGTGGGCACGGCCTATGAGAGCAGCCGCGGTCAGATGCAGACCGTGATGGAGAACAAGCTGTCGGACTCGTTCCGCTTCCAGCTGGCGGCCAACCAGTCCGTGCGCGACTTCTACGGGCTCAACGGCCAGTCCTACCCGTACAACAGCGCCGCGGGCCGCGCGGCCATGGTGGCCACCGCCCTGAAGAAGGGCATCAGCCAGTGCGTGTCCATCAACCTGGCGGGCGGCCTGGACACCCACTTCGGCACGCAGCAGACGCACGCGACCAACCAGCGCGCGGGCTTCAACGCGCTGAACCTGCTGGTGACGGACCTGCGCGCCACCCCGCACCCGGGCGGCGGCAACTTCATGGACCACACCACCATCCTGGTGTTCAGCGAGTTCGCTCGTACGCCCACCATCAACGCCACGGGCGGCCGCGATCACCACCTGTCCAACAGCTGCCTGCTGATGGGCGCGGGCATCAAGCACAACCAGGTGGTGGGCCGCAGCGGTGACATCGGCATGTCGCCGGGCCTGGTGGACCTGAGCACGGGCGCCAATGATCCGAACGGCTCCAACATCTTCCCCGAGCACATCATCGCGACGGTGCTGGCCTCGGCGAAGCTGGACTACAGCATCACGCGGGTGGACCCGCTGCGGTTCATCCTTGCCTGA
- a CDS encoding DMT family transporter produces the protein MSSVTVVTPAAQPAPRWKVSLAYATCFLLWGSTWAAVKVGLEDLPPLRFVGARMLVAGVALLPFARSRGTALGGGTGWRIAGLGVLQLAVPFGLLFVAQQWIPSSWSALLFSTFPVWLLLVGRFVFPDQPLTGRKLFAAALGLTGVVALQHQELVSLSFSGQVLLGCAMTLFAASVVAVANVLVRRHMTHVPPHLLTLVQTLSSAVLLLSASAVFEWNQPTHWTPKAIGALLYLALGGTVLTYQCLYWLLPRISLAALGAMALLDTLVAVTLGVALLGEPLTPSLLAGGALILTAAALANRDEAPEAKAPPEAPSAG, from the coding sequence ATGTCGTCCGTGACCGTCGTGACCCCGGCCGCGCAGCCCGCGCCGCGGTGGAAGGTGTCCCTCGCCTACGCCACCTGCTTCCTCCTCTGGGGCTCCACGTGGGCCGCCGTGAAGGTGGGGCTGGAGGACCTGCCGCCCCTGCGCTTCGTGGGCGCGCGCATGCTCGTGGCCGGGGTGGCGCTGTTGCCCTTCGCGCGCTCGCGCGGGACGGCGCTGGGGGGCGGCACCGGGTGGCGCATCGCGGGGCTGGGCGTGCTCCAGCTGGCGGTGCCCTTCGGGCTGCTCTTCGTGGCGCAGCAGTGGATTCCCTCCAGCTGGTCCGCGCTCCTCTTCTCCACCTTCCCCGTGTGGCTGCTGCTGGTGGGCCGCTTCGTCTTCCCGGACCAGCCGCTCACCGGGCGCAAGCTCTTCGCGGCGGCGCTGGGCCTGACGGGCGTGGTGGCGCTCCAGCACCAGGAGCTGGTGTCACTCAGCTTCTCCGGGCAGGTGCTGCTGGGCTGCGCGATGACGCTGTTCGCGGCGTCGGTGGTGGCGGTGGCCAACGTGCTGGTGCGCCGGCACATGACGCACGTGCCGCCGCACCTGCTGACGCTGGTGCAGACGTTGAGCAGCGCGGTGTTGCTGCTCTCCGCGTCCGCGGTGTTCGAGTGGAACCAGCCGACACACTGGACACCGAAGGCGATTGGCGCGCTCCTGTACCTGGCGCTGGGCGGGACGGTGCTCACCTACCAGTGCCTGTACTGGCTGCTGCCGCGCATCTCGCTGGCGGCGCTGGGCGCGATGGCGCTCCTGGACACGCTGGTGGCGGTGACGCTGGGCGTGGCGCTCCTGGGGGAGCCGCTCACGCCGTCGCTGCTCGCGGGCGGCGCGCTCATCCTCACGGCGGCGGCGCTCGCCAACCGCGACGAGGCCCCGGAGGCGAAGGCGCCTCCGGAAGCCCCGTCCGCGGGGTGA
- a CDS encoding DUF1585 domain-containing protein, with protein MEEYKAFQAKGSVTAEDVRAMMKDESFYARMRNYHRALLRSNISGSVQGNGDYRVSGTPLSFAGNNSNNLRGGQSQRCDGEIAQDSCKANPQDPHQSNSTAPACRDAQGIPLPVSYDYDTNFYQCRPLDVAATEPELKFADCNALKADATYGKYVNFCDNRFLASAGKSVGYLCLPDPNKNTTNVLVASPATGVITAWVNPDQSANLKRLDRCGFDIKTDVNGRPTRDGVWATQRGCVQREGYVTTTVQPYWSTTTETVKVCAVEAQDRAMNPYTGESCETARFNSDRSCGCGDKMRRCEITDVHTARVAAFNEEPLYITDAVVRNDEPYFNILTTRRSFVNGPLAEFYKQRQGVGVFSIKSPADAATLPAMTYANTTEWASYVRDSTHSGVLTTPAFLYRFPTQRARVNEFYEAFLCKHFAPAADANLPPPDDACNRENNLARRCGCNYCHATIEPTGAHWGRYAERSALFLSPEQFPRLDVKCRDCAINGDTSCGGECSQYVMQAFDGDGANSLGLLKTYLYRSADEEKNIEGGPQALVKRMMETGDLERCTVKRVWNEFLGRAMTAEEQRMYLQTLSQDFAKNNHSLKGLIEQVVMSDAYRRID; from the coding sequence ATGGAGGAGTACAAGGCGTTCCAGGCCAAGGGCTCCGTCACGGCGGAAGACGTCCGCGCGATGATGAAGGACGAGTCCTTCTACGCGCGGATGCGCAACTACCACCGCGCGCTGCTGCGCTCGAACATCAGCGGCAGCGTGCAGGGCAACGGCGACTACCGCGTGTCCGGCACGCCGCTGAGCTTCGCGGGCAACAACTCCAACAACCTGCGCGGTGGCCAGAGCCAGCGCTGTGATGGGGAGATTGCTCAGGACAGCTGCAAGGCGAACCCGCAGGACCCGCACCAGAGCAACTCCACGGCCCCCGCCTGCCGCGACGCGCAGGGCATCCCGCTGCCGGTCAGCTACGACTACGACACGAACTTCTACCAGTGCCGCCCGCTGGACGTGGCCGCCACGGAGCCGGAGCTGAAGTTCGCGGATTGCAACGCGCTGAAGGCCGACGCGACGTACGGCAAGTACGTGAACTTCTGCGACAACCGCTTCCTGGCCTCCGCGGGCAAGTCCGTGGGCTACCTCTGCCTGCCGGACCCGAACAAGAACACCACCAACGTGCTGGTGGCGTCGCCGGCCACGGGCGTCATCACCGCCTGGGTGAATCCGGATCAGAGCGCGAACCTGAAGCGGCTGGACCGCTGCGGGTTCGACATCAAGACGGACGTCAACGGCAGGCCGACCCGGGACGGCGTCTGGGCGACGCAGCGCGGCTGCGTGCAGCGCGAGGGCTACGTCACCACCACGGTGCAGCCCTACTGGTCCACCACCACGGAGACCGTGAAGGTGTGCGCCGTGGAGGCGCAGGACCGCGCGATGAACCCCTACACGGGCGAGTCCTGTGAGACGGCGCGCTTCAACAGCGACCGCAGCTGCGGCTGCGGCGACAAGATGCGCCGCTGCGAAATCACGGACGTGCACACCGCGCGCGTCGCCGCCTTCAACGAGGAGCCGCTCTACATCACGGACGCCGTGGTGCGGAACGACGAGCCCTACTTCAACATCCTCACCACCCGCCGCTCCTTCGTGAACGGCCCGCTGGCGGAGTTCTACAAGCAGCGCCAGGGCGTGGGCGTCTTCAGCATCAAGTCCCCCGCGGACGCGGCCACGCTGCCCGCCATGACGTACGCGAACACCACCGAGTGGGCCTCGTACGTCCGCGACAGCACCCACTCCGGCGTGCTCACCACGCCCGCGTTCCTCTACCGCTTCCCCACGCAGCGCGCCCGCGTGAACGAGTTCTACGAGGCGTTCCTCTGCAAGCACTTCGCCCCGGCCGCGGACGCGAACCTGCCGCCCCCGGACGACGCCTGCAACCGCGAGAACAACCTGGCCCGGCGCTGCGGCTGCAACTACTGCCACGCCACCATCGAGCCCACGGGCGCGCACTGGGGGCGCTACGCGGAGCGCTCCGCGCTGTTCCTGTCCCCGGAGCAGTTCCCCCGCCTGGACGTGAAGTGCCGCGACTGCGCCATCAACGGTGACACCAGCTGCGGCGGCGAGTGCAGCCAGTACGTGATGCAGGCCTTCGACGGCGACGGCGCCAACTCGCTGGGCCTCCTGAAGACCTACCTCTACCGCAGCGCGGACGAGGAGAAGAACATCGAGGGCGGTCCGCAGGCGCTGGTGAAGCGGATGATGGAGACGGGCGACCTGGAGCGCTGCACCGTCAAGCGCGTCTGGAACGAGTTCCTGGGCCGCGCCATGACGGCCGAGGAGCAGCGGATGTACCTGCAGACGCTGTCGCAGGACTTCGCCAAGAACAACCACAGCCTCAAGGGCCTCATCGAGCAGGTGGTGATGTCCGACGCGTACCGGAGGATCGACTGA
- a CDS encoding DUF420 domain-containing protein, whose product MSNAASGLSPSSTNDRSFFIAIGVVSAGALALLAWLLLIRRGGAGMGVDLRFMPAVNAGLNATAAALLLGGWVAIKRGARKVHQNLMVSAFSASALFLVGYLAYHYVHGDTRYVGDFRGLYLTLLASHVLLSMPVLPMALVAFYFSWRQQFARHRKVTRWLAPIWLYVSVTGVVVFFMLRGGVPAVS is encoded by the coding sequence ATGTCCAACGCCGCTTCCGGGCTCTCCCCGTCGTCCACCAACGACCGCTCCTTCTTCATCGCGATCGGCGTGGTGTCCGCCGGCGCGCTGGCGCTGCTGGCGTGGCTGCTGCTCATCCGGCGCGGAGGCGCGGGGATGGGCGTGGACCTGCGCTTCATGCCGGCGGTGAATGCGGGGCTCAACGCGACGGCGGCGGCGCTGCTCCTGGGCGGGTGGGTGGCCATCAAGCGCGGCGCGCGGAAGGTGCACCAGAACCTGATGGTGAGCGCGTTCAGCGCGTCCGCGCTGTTCCTGGTGGGCTACCTCGCCTACCACTACGTGCACGGGGACACGCGCTACGTGGGCGACTTCCGCGGGCTGTACCTGACGCTGCTGGCCAGCCACGTGCTTCTGTCCATGCCGGTGCTGCCCATGGCGCTGGTGGCCTTCTACTTCTCCTGGCGGCAGCAGTTCGCCCGGCACCGCAAGGTGACGCGGTGGCTGGCGCCCATCTGGCTCTACGTGTCGGTGACGGGCGTGGTGGTGTTCTTCATGCTGCGCGGCGGCGTGCCCGCGGTGTCCTGA
- a CDS encoding VCBS repeat-containing protein translates to MKRLLRATPLAALLTLACDGELKPADQLPYVGPCEGLAPLTLSAEPTTVRSGSVATLTAGGGSGHYSFRAEAGGSSGDMRGNRFVAGATPGEDTLTVVDEQCGGATSVRVKVIAGFGVAPARAVLRPGTSFQIRIDGLVGTAAFTLTTNGSGATLTDAGVYTAGQVEAQDVITVRDTKSGDTVALQYTVSKAAKLVGDPLYLGVPSGSSAPLGTAGGSDTVTWTKKSGPGSVVNGRVVVEAGAAGTIVLEAKDTFTGDVAAVSVRVLDELTRPLLAHGKLSDVATLVTADFDGDGIQDLAVGQRESELARPTGGAVFIYKGSTSGLPVKPTWVLTGETEGALFGDMMAAGDLDGDGIADLAVSSPAADVTIGDSGAVYLYTFKPGQAPALLRPALTGLGRGGFGTGLAIADADGDGDMDLFVGSPGADLSTLSGISRRGVIDIFILTKGQAVPDLPVVRLGGQDVKANGDFELKSTTELGRALVVADLNDDGRPDLAALHRLTRFNADGSTNGQQMAVAVYFARDTAPRYRSAADLYVLVSNTAVETMANEGTFRLGAIPGEGSRPPFLLVMADKADAPDLRTSGGVAAAQDAGGAYLFDLRGATLAADPATAKPATMPLANAYARFYGDARSITATRSWAVMDVDGTAGPELLLGAPYASVTSGTTTLGNAGKVLVYPLTGLSKDTVMNKPLAALGGAAKAEVLGAGLAAWNLQSGPVLAGFSGRASSSAGAFVGRVDVFSKAGASIAEWSRSVMDVTAKASVERFGETVAVSRLNGKVMALVGSPGFSGPGPNNDGADMTVGRAYTFDTAEPGKAIVSGEGASSPWYGGRNVGVDVAFTDFNGDGRPDMVAAATALTIPATNSAAAERDPYVANACMTTATQALGGLLVSAGQADGTFKPAYRVFAPSVVTDCHDAANTRCKRTTIGRGVVGGFDFNGDGKQDLAVLRDRGIDVFLGRAPEDASLAKMTLACNPVWSWPTEPMPATPPADQGGWANTTMPATSALATVGDLNGDGCDEVAWRYSDNAHSGIVIAYGYDAGGVKCGARTVASMVRIAGDPEKKIALMNLGIATTRAGKFLGDSRDFLAVTANNYLFEGVNQPTVLLFDVAAINAKRPASGEAVVGAINDGLTPIPVTYRARAVSFGTSLSGGRDLNGDGVPDLWVGAPNASVASDGDGAAFLFAGGAKSTGALSPFLLVVGDGAERSYLGQSIAVVPGSGGSPPSVVIGAPRSYRTGTQNGTAYSLPLPF, encoded by the coding sequence ATGAAACGTCTCCTCCGCGCGACCCCCCTCGCCGCGCTGCTGACCCTGGCCTGTGACGGTGAGCTCAAGCCCGCCGACCAGCTTCCCTACGTGGGCCCCTGTGAGGGCCTGGCCCCGCTGACGCTGTCGGCGGAGCCCACGACGGTGCGCTCCGGCAGCGTGGCCACGCTGACGGCCGGCGGCGGCAGCGGCCACTACTCCTTCCGCGCGGAGGCGGGCGGCTCCTCCGGCGACATGCGCGGCAACCGCTTCGTCGCGGGCGCCACGCCGGGCGAGGACACGCTGACGGTGGTGGACGAGCAGTGCGGCGGCGCCACCAGCGTGCGGGTGAAGGTGATTGCCGGCTTCGGCGTGGCGCCCGCGCGCGCGGTGCTGCGGCCGGGCACGTCCTTTCAAATCCGCATCGACGGGCTGGTGGGCACGGCGGCCTTCACGCTCACCACCAACGGCTCCGGCGCCACGCTCACCGACGCGGGCGTCTACACGGCGGGGCAGGTGGAGGCGCAGGACGTCATCACGGTGCGCGACACGAAGTCCGGTGACACGGTGGCGCTCCAGTACACCGTGAGCAAGGCCGCGAAGCTGGTGGGCGACCCGCTGTACCTGGGCGTGCCGTCCGGCAGCTCCGCGCCGCTGGGCACGGCGGGCGGCTCGGATACCGTGACGTGGACGAAGAAGTCCGGACCCGGCTCCGTGGTGAACGGCCGCGTCGTGGTGGAGGCGGGCGCGGCCGGCACCATCGTGCTGGAGGCGAAGGACACCTTCACCGGCGACGTGGCCGCGGTGTCGGTGCGCGTGCTGGATGAGCTGACGCGGCCCCTGCTGGCGCACGGCAAGCTGTCGGACGTGGCCACGCTGGTGACCGCGGACTTCGACGGCGACGGCATCCAGGACCTGGCGGTGGGCCAGCGCGAGAGCGAGCTGGCGCGCCCCACGGGCGGCGCGGTGTTCATCTACAAGGGCAGCACGTCCGGCCTGCCCGTGAAGCCCACCTGGGTGCTGACGGGTGAGACGGAAGGCGCGCTCTTCGGCGACATGATGGCCGCGGGTGACCTGGACGGCGACGGCATCGCGGACCTGGCGGTGTCCTCGCCTGCCGCGGACGTCACCATCGGTGACTCGGGCGCGGTGTACCTCTACACGTTCAAGCCGGGGCAGGCGCCCGCGCTGCTGAGGCCCGCGCTCACCGGCCTGGGCCGCGGCGGGTTCGGCACGGGCCTGGCCATCGCGGACGCGGATGGCGATGGGGACATGGACCTGTTCGTGGGCTCGCCCGGCGCGGACCTGTCCACCCTCTCCGGCATCAGCCGGCGCGGCGTCATCGACATCTTCATCCTCACCAAGGGACAGGCTGTTCCGGACCTGCCGGTGGTGCGCCTGGGCGGCCAGGACGTGAAGGCGAACGGCGACTTCGAGCTGAAGAGCACCACGGAGCTGGGCCGCGCGCTCGTCGTGGCGGACCTCAACGACGACGGCCGCCCGGACCTGGCGGCGCTGCACCGGCTGACCCGCTTCAACGCGGACGGCTCCACCAACGGGCAGCAGATGGCCGTGGCGGTGTACTTCGCGCGGGACACGGCGCCGCGCTACCGCTCCGCGGCGGACCTGTACGTGCTGGTGTCCAACACCGCCGTGGAGACGATGGCCAACGAGGGCACCTTCCGCCTGGGCGCCATCCCCGGTGAGGGCAGCCGGCCCCCGTTCCTCCTGGTGATGGCGGACAAGGCGGACGCGCCGGACCTGCGCACGTCGGGGGGCGTGGCGGCGGCGCAGGACGCGGGCGGCGCGTACCTGTTCGACCTGCGGGGCGCGACGCTGGCGGCGGATCCGGCGACGGCGAAGCCCGCGACGATGCCGCTGGCGAACGCCTACGCGCGCTTCTACGGCGACGCGCGAAGCATCACCGCGACCCGGAGCTGGGCGGTGATGGACGTGGACGGCACGGCGGGCCCGGAGCTGCTCCTGGGCGCGCCCTACGCGTCGGTGACGTCGGGCACGACGACGCTGGGCAACGCGGGCAAGGTGCTGGTGTATCCGCTCACCGGCCTGTCGAAGGACACGGTGATGAACAAGCCGCTCGCGGCGCTGGGCGGCGCGGCGAAGGCGGAGGTGCTGGGCGCGGGCCTCGCGGCGTGGAACCTGCAGTCCGGTCCGGTGCTGGCGGGCTTCTCCGGCCGCGCGTCCTCCTCCGCAGGGGCGTTCGTCGGCCGCGTGGATGTCTTCTCCAAGGCCGGCGCGTCCATCGCGGAGTGGTCGCGCAGCGTCATGGACGTCACGGCGAAGGCCAGCGTGGAGCGCTTCGGTGAGACCGTGGCGGTCTCACGCCTCAACGGCAAGGTGATGGCCCTGGTGGGCTCGCCGGGCTTCTCCGGCCCGGGCCCCAACAACGACGGCGCGGACATGACCGTGGGCCGCGCGTACACCTTCGACACCGCGGAGCCGGGGAAGGCCATCGTGTCGGGGGAGGGCGCCAGCTCACCGTGGTACGGCGGCCGCAACGTGGGCGTGGACGTGGCGTTCACGGACTTCAACGGCGACGGCCGGCCGGACATGGTGGCCGCCGCCACGGCGCTCACCATTCCGGCCACGAACTCCGCCGCGGCGGAGCGGGACCCCTACGTGGCGAACGCCTGCATGACGACGGCCACCCAGGCGCTGGGCGGACTGCTGGTGTCGGCGGGGCAGGCGGATGGAACCTTCAAGCCGGCCTACCGCGTGTTCGCGCCGTCCGTGGTCACCGACTGCCACGACGCGGCGAACACCCGCTGCAAGCGCACCACCATCGGGCGGGGCGTGGTGGGCGGCTTCGACTTCAACGGCGACGGCAAGCAGGACCTGGCCGTGCTGCGCGACCGCGGCATCGACGTGTTCCTGGGCCGCGCGCCCGAGGACGCGTCGCTCGCGAAGATGACGCTGGCCTGCAACCCGGTCTGGTCCTGGCCGACCGAGCCCATGCCCGCCACGCCTCCCGCGGATCAGGGCGGTTGGGCCAATACGACGATGCCGGCGACCTCCGCCCTCGCCACGGTGGGCGACCTCAACGGGGACGGCTGTGACGAGGTGGCGTGGCGCTACTCGGACAACGCGCACTCGGGCATCGTGATTGCCTACGGCTACGACGCGGGCGGCGTGAAGTGTGGTGCCCGCACGGTGGCGTCCATGGTGCGCATCGCGGGGGATCCGGAGAAGAAGATCGCGCTGATGAACCTGGGCATCGCGACCACGCGCGCCGGGAAGTTCCTGGGGGACTCGCGCGACTTCCTCGCGGTGACGGCCAACAACTACCTGTTCGAGGGCGTGAACCAGCCCACGGTGCTGCTCTTCGACGTGGCCGCCATCAACGCGAAGCGCCCGGCCTCTGGTGAAGCCGTGGTGGGCGCCATCAACGACGGACTGACGCCCATCCCCGTGACGTACCGCGCCCGCGCGGTGAGCTTCGGCACGTCGCTGTCGGGCGGCAGGGACCTCAACGGCGACGGCGTGCCGGACCTGTGGGTGGGCGCGCCCAACGCGTCGGTGGCCTCGGACGGCGACGGCGCGGCGTTCCTCTTCGCCGGTGGCGCGAAGTCCACCGGCGCGCTGTCGCCCTTCCTGCTGGTGGTGGGTGACGGCGCGGAGCGCTCCTACCTGGGCCAGTCCATCGCCGTCGTCCCGGGCTCCGGAGGCTCGCCGCCGTCGGTCGTCATCGGCGCGCCGAGGAGCTACCGCACCGGCACGCAGAACGGCACGGCGTACTCGCTGCCCCTGCCGTTCTGA